One genomic segment of [Phormidium] sp. ETS-05 includes these proteins:
- a CDS encoding redoxin domain-containing protein codes for MLTSTDFRGLLNKRFFQNFLPIPAFHKLYLEVGTPNFELPDVKNSVAVKLSDYKGKQPVILAFTRIFTEKQYCPFCYPHIIELNDNYEKFVEKGAELLLITSTDEEQSKIIVNDLGLKMPLLSNPSCSVFQRYGTGQSLGAPLPAQFVLDKEGKLKFAHLFSFLDHNAGVDRLLEILETLG; via the coding sequence ATGCTAACATCTACTGATTTTCGCGGCTTGTTAAACAAGCGGTTTTTCCAGAATTTTTTACCCATCCCCGCCTTCCACAAGCTGTATTTGGAGGTGGGCACGCCTAATTTTGAACTGCCCGACGTGAAAAATAGCGTGGCGGTGAAGTTATCGGATTACAAGGGCAAGCAGCCGGTAATCCTGGCTTTTACTCGCATCTTCACGGAAAAGCAATATTGCCCGTTCTGCTATCCCCATATTATCGAGCTAAATGATAATTATGAAAAATTTGTGGAAAAGGGCGCAGAATTACTGCTCATTACTAGCACCGATGAGGAGCAAAGCAAGATTATTGTCAATGATTTGGGGCTGAAAATGCCTTTGCTGAGCAATCCGAGTTGTAGTGTATTTCAACGCTACGGTACGGGTCAATCTCTGGGAGCGCCTTTACCGGCTCAGTTTGTCCTGGATAAAGAGGGAAAACTGAAATTTGCCCATTTATTTTCTTTTCTTGACCACAATGCGGGGGTGGATAGGCTGTTGGAGATTTTGGAGACTTTAGGGTAA
- a CDS encoding MIP/aquaporin family protein codes for MTAKNIKPFGMQWLWSGFAQSWREVMAEFIGTFILVVTGTGAIIVNDITKGAVGLVGICFVFGATVAALVYATGHLSGTHINPAVTLAFWTGGFFPLRRVLPYIVAQFAGAIAASTTLWLIFGKIGLMGATVPLNGNWRQSFGLEIFITFTLMFVILGAALDRRANSSFAGLVIGLTVTLLAVFAGPISGASMNPARSFGPALIAGIWQYQWIYWIGPVIGAQLAVLCYQLMFRDHSK; via the coding sequence GTGACGGCAAAAAACATCAAGCCCTTTGGGATGCAGTGGCTGTGGAGCGGTTTTGCTCAGTCCTGGCGGGAGGTAATGGCTGAGTTTATTGGTACTTTTATCCTGGTTGTTACTGGCACCGGTGCCATAATCGTCAATGATATTACTAAAGGTGCTGTTGGTCTAGTGGGGATTTGCTTTGTGTTCGGTGCTACGGTAGCTGCCCTAGTGTACGCTACCGGACACCTCAGCGGTACTCACATTAATCCCGCTGTCACTCTGGCTTTTTGGACAGGCGGTTTTTTCCCCCTGCGTCGAGTTTTGCCTTATATTGTGGCTCAGTTTGCTGGCGCGATCGCCGCCTCAACCACCCTCTGGCTCATCTTCGGTAAAATTGGTCTAATGGGTGCTACGGTTCCTCTCAATGGCAACTGGCGTCAGTCTTTCGGGCTGGAAATCTTCATCACTTTTACCCTGATGTTTGTGATTTTGGGTGCGGCGCTCGATCGGCGTGCTAACAGCAGTTTCGCTGGTCTTGTCATCGGTCTTACCGTTACCCTTCTCGCTGTCTTCGCCGGTCCCATTTCCGGCGCCAGCATGAACCCCGCTCGCTCCTTTGGCCCCGCATTAATTGCGGGTATCTGGCAATACCAATGGATTTACTGGATCGGGCCAGTTATCGGCGCTCAACTCGCCGTTCTTTGCTATCAACTCATGTTTCGCGACCACAGTAAATAA
- a CDS encoding element excision factor XisH family protein, whose translation MAKDRFHQVVKTALAKDGWNITHDPLQIKVGSVEMEIDLGAERLLGAERGDEKIAVEVKSFLASASAISEFHTALGQFINYRAALRREQPDRILYLAVPDLIYNTFFQLDFPQSMLRENAFKLIVYNSDKEQIVLWKEYQSS comes from the coding sequence GTGGCTAAGGATCGTTTTCATCAAGTTGTTAAGACGGCTCTGGCGAAGGATGGGTGGAATATTACTCACGATCCGCTTCAGATTAAAGTGGGTAGTGTAGAGATGGAAATTGACTTGGGGGCAGAAAGATTACTGGGAGCAGAGCGAGGAGACGAAAAAATTGCGGTAGAAGTCAAAAGTTTTTTGGCTAGTGCCTCAGCAATTTCCGAGTTTCATACAGCCCTAGGTCAGTTTATTAACTATCGGGCTGCATTGCGGCGTGAACAGCCCGATCGCATTCTCTATCTAGCAGTTCCAGATTTAATCTATAATACTTTCTTTCAACTTGATTTTCCGCAATCAATGCTGCGAGAGAATGCGTTCAAGTTAATTGTTTACAACAGTGACAAGGAGCAAATTGTCCTATGGAAGGAATATCAATCAAGCTAA
- a CDS encoding sensor histidine kinase: MNLHAADYSGKNILVVDDTPDNVRLLAAILTELGYEVRKALNGPRAIAAVQAALPDLILLDITMPEMNGYQVCQQLKADAKTRDIPVIFISALDDVIDKQKAFDVGGADYIVKPFQGAEVILRIENQLKLRSLQASLAEKNQALERSLLELKTAQLQLIQNEKMTAMGQLVAGIAHEINNPINFVSGNLKYAQQYLKSLLELVNLYQQEYQNHSAIIQEKIEEIDLNFLSHDAAKVMDAMCRGADRIQQIVISLRNFSRHDEAEMKQADIHSGIDSTLVMLQHRLEATKYRPTIEVIKEYAPLPPVTCYVSQLNQVFLHILNNAIDALTPESEQQTTSSPIPRIGIVTELIGTDRIRIRIADNGPGISEAIRSRLFDPFFTTKPVGAGTGLGLSISYQIIVHQHSGSLACTSDLGSGAEFTIEIPLCQPKL, encoded by the coding sequence ATGAATCTTCACGCCGCTGACTACTCTGGTAAAAATATTCTGGTAGTGGACGACACCCCAGATAATGTGAGGCTGTTAGCCGCCATCCTCACAGAGCTTGGCTATGAAGTCCGCAAGGCTTTAAATGGCCCCAGAGCCATAGCCGCAGTGCAGGCTGCTTTGCCAGATTTAATTTTGCTCGATATTACTATGCCGGAAATGAACGGCTATCAAGTCTGTCAGCAGTTGAAAGCTGATGCCAAAACTCGCGATATCCCGGTGATTTTTATCAGCGCTCTTGATGACGTGATAGATAAGCAAAAAGCCTTTGATGTGGGAGGAGCTGACTATATTGTAAAACCCTTCCAAGGTGCGGAAGTAATCTTGCGGATTGAAAATCAGCTCAAGCTCCGATCGCTCCAAGCCAGCTTGGCGGAAAAAAATCAGGCTTTAGAGCGTTCCCTATTGGAGCTGAAAACTGCTCAACTGCAACTCATCCAAAATGAAAAAATGACCGCAATGGGGCAGCTAGTGGCGGGCATAGCTCACGAAATTAATAATCCCATTAATTTTGTATCGGGCAACTTAAAATATGCCCAACAATATCTAAAAAGTTTGCTAGAATTGGTTAACCTTTATCAGCAAGAATACCAAAACCATTCTGCAATAATTCAAGAAAAAATCGAAGAAATAGACCTCAATTTTTTGAGCCATGATGCGGCAAAAGTCATGGATGCAATGTGTCGGGGAGCCGACAGAATCCAGCAAATCGTCATCTCCCTGCGCAACTTCTCCCGCCACGATGAAGCGGAAATGAAGCAAGCAGACATCCACTCCGGCATTGACAGCACCCTGGTGATGTTGCAACATCGCCTCGAAGCCACCAAATATCGCCCCACTATTGAAGTTATCAAAGAATATGCCCCACTGCCTCCAGTCACCTGCTATGTGAGTCAGCTCAACCAGGTGTTTCTCCACATATTAAATAATGCCATTGATGCTTTAACCCCGGAGTCAGAACAGCAAACCACCTCATCCCCCATCCCCAGAATTGGGATTGTCACAGAACTAATTGGCACTGATAGAATTAGAATTAGAATCGCCGACAACGGCCCTGGCATCTCCGAGGCAATTCGTTCCCGTCTATTTGACCCATTTTTTACCACCAAGCCGGTGGGTGCAGGCACTGGTTTGGGATTGTCTATCAGCTATCAGATTATCGTCCACCAACATAGCGGCTCCCTCGCCTGCACTTCTGACCTTGGTTCTGGTGCAGAATTTACCATAGAAATTCCCTTATGTCAACCAAAATTATAG
- a CDS encoding XisI protein: protein MEGISIKLTKYQQIVQNLLKEYAQNKPAYGDYEVQTIFDTERNHYQIVHLGWHHNRWVHHCTIHLDIRNEKIWIFNNSTEHDIAADLVELDVPKQDIVLGFYPPSMRKMSDYAVE from the coding sequence ATGGAAGGAATATCAATCAAGCTAACAAAATATCAGCAAATTGTGCAAAATTTGTTAAAAGAGTACGCCCAAAATAAACCTGCCTATGGCGACTATGAAGTGCAAACCATATTTGATACCGAACGAAATCACTATCAAATTGTGCATCTGGGCTGGCATCATAATCGCTGGGTACATCATTGTACAATTCATTTAGACATTAGAAATGAAAAAATCTGGATTTTCAACAATTCAACCGAGCATGACATCGCCGCAGATTTGGTTGAGTTAGACGTACCGAAACAAGATATTGTGCTTGGGTTTTATCCGCCTTCTATGCGGAAGATGAGTGATTATGCAGTGGAGTAA
- a CDS encoding ATP-binding protein — protein MGSGTGLGLYVSYETIVNKHHGDLLCRSQVGVGTTIEIILPIRHVPES, from the coding sequence GTGGGGTCTGGAACCGGTTTGGGGCTGTACGTCAGTTATGAAACTATCGTGAACAAGCATCACGGGGATTTATTATGCCGTTCCCAGGTCGGGGTAGGAACAACGATAGAAATTATCCTTCCCATTCGCCACGTTCCCGAAAGTTAA
- a CDS encoding MASE1 domain-containing protein — translation MQSKIARLKLRQNLTLIVGIAFFYCALGVLGLKLAVLPGDVTAVWVPAGLGLGAVLLWGKRIWPGIALGSFGISVVVNPSPISLTIGAVTAVGNTLTPLFGAFFIHRFTHSRYPFHRASEVFQFVAWGAMGGQIISATVGIGALCVGQWVPWSAFGAAWITWWVSNVAGVLIFTPVLLTWHRFFRTALKKSSFWSLVRQEFYPFHLESLTWFLLFDVVVSLAFWYAHPVEYLTIPLLVWVAFRFPARWTTLAIALTGSMAIAGTILNRSSFVGDNLNASLLFLESFIAVISVTTLVLMAVLQERSQALEGLKQAKAELESRVIERTRELSEANAQLQRQELHLREKAESLAQTLRQLKQTQAQLIQNEKMTSLGQLVAGIAHEINNPVSFIYSNLKPAKDYFGDLIELVELYQDSYPDPDDEIVDFAEEIDLDFMKKDCLKLLESMQSGADRIQRIVLSLRNFSRLDEANLKSVDIHDGIESTLLILQHRLDGFSENAPTNAKTNPPIEIIKKYSKLPLIECYAGEINQVYMNILTNAIDAIADCQPAKPGRIIIETTLLESEQVMIAITDNGGA, via the coding sequence ATGCAAAGCAAAATCGCCCGCCTGAAGCTGCGGCAAAACCTCACCCTCATTGTTGGCATTGCTTTTTTCTATTGTGCCTTGGGCGTACTCGGACTTAAATTGGCTGTTCTCCCCGGTGACGTGACTGCGGTTTGGGTTCCCGCCGGATTGGGTTTGGGAGCTGTGCTACTGTGGGGGAAAAGAATTTGGCCCGGTATTGCTCTGGGTTCTTTTGGCATTTCTGTCGTAGTCAACCCCAGTCCCATTAGTTTGACGATCGGAGCAGTTACTGCGGTGGGTAACACCCTCACTCCCTTATTTGGGGCATTCTTCATCCACCGCTTCACCCACAGTCGCTATCCCTTCCACCGAGCTAGTGAGGTGTTTCAATTTGTCGCCTGGGGTGCAATGGGGGGTCAAATCATCAGTGCTACTGTGGGTATCGGGGCTCTTTGTGTGGGTCAATGGGTGCCCTGGTCCGCTTTTGGTGCTGCCTGGATTACCTGGTGGGTTTCTAATGTGGCGGGGGTGCTGATTTTTACTCCGGTGTTGCTCACTTGGCATCGCTTTTTCCGCACTGCTCTGAAAAAGTCTAGCTTTTGGAGCTTAGTTAGGCAAGAGTTTTACCCCTTTCACCTAGAAAGTCTCACTTGGTTTTTGCTCTTTGATGTGGTGGTGAGTTTGGCTTTTTGGTACGCTCACCCGGTGGAGTATTTGACGATACCGCTGCTGGTGTGGGTGGCGTTTCGGTTTCCGGCTCGGTGGACGACTTTGGCGATCGCTCTGACCGGTTCGATGGCCATTGCGGGAACTATACTGAATCGGAGTTCCTTTGTCGGCGATAACCTCAATGCTTCCCTCCTGTTTTTAGAATCGTTTATTGCCGTGATTTCCGTTACCACCCTCGTCTTGATGGCAGTGTTGCAAGAACGGAGCCAAGCATTAGAAGGCTTAAAGCAAGCTAAGGCAGAATTAGAATCCCGGGTGATAGAACGCACGCGGGAACTTTCCGAAGCTAACGCACAACTGCAACGCCAAGAACTGCATTTAAGAGAAAAAGCCGAATCTCTCGCCCAAACGTTACGCCAACTCAAACAAACCCAAGCCCAACTGATTCAAAATGAAAAAATGACCAGTCTGGGGCAGTTGGTGGCGGGTATTGCTCACGAAATCAATAACCCAGTCAGTTTTATTTACAGCAACCTCAAGCCAGCTAAAGACTATTTTGGTGATTTAATCGAGCTGGTGGAACTCTACCAAGATAGCTATCCCGACCCGGATGATGAAATTGTGGACTTCGCCGAAGAGATTGATTTAGACTTTATGAAGAAAGACTGCTTAAAGCTGTTGGAGTCGATGCAGTCGGGAGCCGATCGCATCCAGCGCATTGTCTTAAGTCTGCGCAATTTCTCCCGTTTAGATGAAGCCAACTTAAAATCGGTAGATATTCACGATGGCATTGAAAGCACCCTGCTGATTCTGCAACACCGCCTGGATGGGTTTTCAGAGAATGCGCCAACCAACGCCAAAACGAATCCGCCAATTGAAATCATCAAAAAATACAGCAAATTACCGCTAATTGAATGCTACGCCGGAGAAATAAACCAAGTTTATATGAATATTCTCACCAATGCCATAGATGCCATAGCAGATTGTCAGCCTGCCAAACCAGGGAGAATTATCATTGAGACTACTTTACTAGAATCAGAGCAAGTGATGATTGCCATTACTGACAACGGTGGGGCATAG
- a CDS encoding peptidylprolyl isomerase, with product MSDLLPLTGNATVTMVINDQPVTIEVKGSDAPITGGNFVDLVERGFYDGISFHRVESDPRFSLVQGGDPNSKDPSFPVAALGRAGFTDPETQQQRFIPLEIKPEGQTEPVYNQTFTGVAPVLRNQRGSVAMARSQFLDSASSQFYINLVDIPSLDGAYAVFGNVTSGLEALDGLQVGDRITAARVVGGTIPSRTSTIMSNSQLLNDFTNFANSANLPIRFSDFSDSDETINLTPDMLAQASSGVRGGAGNDTIIGSMAADVAIGGAGNDTINGEAGNDYLRGDINDDSLFGGEGNDILNGNLGNDVVDGGAGDDFLRGGKDNDTLTGGDGNDYLSGDLGTDILTGGGGGDTFVFRVDSVAAPGDLAAADRVLDFNPGEGDRLAITGITDIATIAFNASGSDTLIQLSDGSILGIIQNSPADVVRNAAFATGFGDAALKVG from the coding sequence ATGAGCGATTTACTGCCGCTAACGGGTAATGCTACGGTGACAATGGTCATCAATGACCAACCGGTTACTATCGAAGTAAAGGGATCTGATGCCCCGATTACTGGGGGCAATTTTGTGGATTTGGTGGAGCGGGGGTTTTATGATGGGATTTCCTTTCACCGGGTGGAAAGTGACCCCAGGTTTTCCTTGGTGCAGGGGGGAGATCCGAATAGTAAAGACCCGAGTTTTCCAGTAGCAGCTTTGGGGAGAGCGGGGTTTACTGACCCGGAAACCCAACAGCAGCGGTTTATTCCTCTGGAAATTAAGCCGGAAGGGCAGACAGAACCGGTTTATAATCAGACTTTTACTGGAGTTGCGCCGGTATTGCGCAACCAACGGGGTTCGGTGGCGATGGCTCGATCGCAGTTTCTGGACTCCGCCTCGTCGCAGTTTTATATTAATTTGGTGGATATCCCCTCATTGGATGGCGCTTATGCGGTGTTTGGCAATGTCACCAGTGGTTTAGAGGCGCTCGATGGGTTGCAGGTGGGCGATCGCATCACCGCCGCTCGCGTCGTGGGTGGCACGATTCCCAGTCGCACTTCTACAATTATGAGCAATAGTCAACTGCTCAATGATTTTACTAATTTTGCTAATTCGGCGAATTTGCCCATCAGATTTAGCGATTTTTCTGATAGTGATGAGACGATTAATCTCACCCCAGATATGTTAGCCCAAGCATCTAGCGGCGTGCGCGGTGGCGCGGGGAATGATACCATCATCGGTTCTATGGCGGCGGATGTGGCGATCGGCGGTGCAGGTAATGATACCATCAACGGCGAGGCTGGTAACGACTATTTGCGCGGGGACATAAATGATGATTCCCTGTTTGGTGGCGAAGGTAATGATATCCTGAATGGCAATCTCGGTAATGACGTAGTTGATGGGGGTGCTGGCGATGATTTCCTCCGAGGCGGTAAGGATAATGATACCTTAACTGGCGGTGATGGCAACGATTATTTGAGTGGCGATTTAGGGACGGATATCTTGACAGGTGGTGGCGGAGGTGATACATTTGTTTTCAGAGTCGATAGTGTGGCAGCGCCTGGTGATTTGGCGGCGGCTGACCGGGTGCTAGATTTTAATCCTGGTGAGGGCGATCGTCTGGCGATCACTGGCATTACCGATATCGCCACAATTGCCTTTAACGCTTCCGGGAGTGATACCTTAATTCAGCTTAGTGATGGCAGCATTTTAGGCATTATCCAAAATTCCCCCGCCGATGTAGTGCGCAATGCGGCTTTCGCTACTGGTTTTGGCGATGCGGCTTTGAAAGTGGGTTAA
- a CDS encoding methyltransferase domain-containing protein, with product MTKLSPTDSLTYDVETAVLQRYQAGARETEACLCAPVAYEDRYLEIIPPELIEKDYGCGDPSRYAKAGETVVDLGSGSGKACYILAQKVGANGRVIGVDFNDEMLGLARKYQAEIAAKLGYNNVQFVKGKIQDLALNLELVQDWLAAHPITTVEQVAHLEAEMAKLRQTQTLIPDNTADLVVSNCVLNLVRPEDKKQLFGEIYRVLKRGGRAVIADIVCDEEPTPAILNDPSLWSGCIAGAFQEAEFLKMFADAGFYGIEILERQEKPWQVIDGIEFRSMTVRAFKGKDGPCWERNQAVIYTGPWLQVQDDDNHTYMRGERTAVCDKTFGILTNPDGPYAGQFAPVAPLQEIPLADAKPFDCSRSSWRHPQETKGLDYRVTVMSDGSACCDPNSGCC from the coding sequence ATGACTAAACTTTCTCCAACTGACAGCCTCACCTATGACGTAGAAACCGCCGTTTTACAGCGCTATCAAGCCGGAGCCCGGGAAACAGAAGCCTGTCTCTGCGCTCCCGTGGCATACGAGGACCGCTATCTAGAAATTATCCCCCCAGAACTTATCGAAAAAGACTATGGCTGTGGCGACCCCAGTCGCTACGCCAAAGCCGGAGAAACTGTAGTTGATTTGGGCTCTGGTTCTGGTAAAGCCTGCTACATTTTAGCCCAAAAAGTGGGCGCTAATGGCCGGGTTATCGGCGTTGACTTCAACGATGAAATGCTAGGTTTAGCCCGGAAATATCAAGCAGAAATCGCCGCAAAACTTGGATACAATAATGTGCAGTTTGTCAAGGGCAAAATTCAAGATTTAGCCTTAAATTTAGAATTAGTGCAAGATTGGTTGGCTGCACATCCGATCACCACGGTGGAGCAGGTGGCACATTTGGAAGCTGAAATGGCGAAACTGCGCCAAACCCAAACTCTCATCCCAGACAATACGGCGGATTTGGTGGTTTCTAACTGCGTCCTCAACTTGGTGCGTCCTGAAGACAAAAAACAGCTATTTGGGGAAATTTACCGGGTGCTAAAACGGGGGGGACGGGCGGTTATCGCCGATATTGTCTGCGATGAAGAACCCACACCGGCGATTTTAAATGACCCCAGTTTATGGAGTGGCTGCATTGCTGGGGCTTTCCAGGAAGCTGAGTTTTTAAAAATGTTTGCTGATGCGGGTTTTTATGGCATAGAAATCCTGGAACGGCAAGAAAAACCCTGGCAAGTGATAGATGGGATAGAGTTTCGCTCGATGACGGTGCGGGCTTTTAAAGGCAAGGATGGGCCTTGCTGGGAACGGAATCAAGCGGTGATTTATACCGGTCCTTGGCTGCAGGTGCAAGATGATGATAATCACACCTATATGCGCGGGGAGCGGACTGCTGTTTGCGATAAGACTTTTGGGATTTTAACTAATCCTGATGGACCTTATGCGGGACAGTTTGCTCCCGTGGCACCTTTGCAGGAAATTCCCTTAGCAGACGCTAAACCGTTTGATTGTTCTCGCAGTTCTTGGCGTCACCCCCAGGAAACTAAAGGTTTGGATTATCGGGTAACGGTGATGAGTGATGGTTCTGCCTGCTGTGACCCAAATAGTGGTTGTTGCTGA